The Misgurnus anguillicaudatus chromosome 21, ASM2758022v2, whole genome shotgun sequence genome includes a window with the following:
- the sema4f gene encoding semaphorin-4F isoform X1: protein MKSVTGLFVLSVLGSAIVSWSATINSHEVDMSKLVSRDFGGIYNLSTFLLNASSGMLYLGARDAVIAVDTADFSKRKMIEWSVAEEKRNSCVAKGKTKDDCKNYVRLLEFSEDGRIYACGTFAFDPQCVFIDISTFSLEKLEDGSVKMETGKGKCPFQPTQRYTAVMAGGILYTAATSNFLGTMYDISRATGVEQERIRVEQSINWLSDPEFISSAFIQENAPNNPTGEDDKIYFFFTEVAKEYDLYTKVKVPRVARVCKSDVGGMKTLQKRWTTFLKAQLVCEDRASGQRFNVLTDVFTLQHQPGDPRSTHFYGIFTSQWEREELSAVCVYSLEEITKVMNGPYKELKKSCENWINPEPIPTPRPGQCLNSALKQQGYESSLKLPDKVLTFVRDHPLMENSVVAAPLMIRNGITYTKLAVNLTTAPNGFKQQTATVLYLGTDRGELHKVAVVGPNATLIEELSLFSAQEPVNNIMLYENEALVGSPLTLVKLPVVGCSPYTSCEACARAQVLGCVWRHKACAMAGPGEVVDLVSQCNNGEGHCSPPVIEMRVVEGLRILLSCVQVSPRPCRWESPPLSQTRSHNYDLEVQVTPDSLGNYFCLCEEVGRDQPPCRKAAYHLTLDNPRVGETVAIAGGRHFLALPFILFIFGVICGVILLFLFKKRQGGKRGGGHSSSTLEKGRDLLPSTDTPQSPSSASLFSEAVPLTEKRNGTLNGHSVHAVGRNSLHTYTNSSGLKLQESAVNLADELDGRERAGPDGEEEELGMDLRELEEELSKLPLPRGAPLAQCEESSI from the exons TAGACATGTCTAAGTTGGTTTCCCGAGATTTTGGGGGCATATATAACCTCAGCACCTTCCTACTGAATGCTTCTTCCGGGATGCTGTACCTCGGTGCACGGGATGCTGTCATTGCCGTGGATACTGCTGATTTTTCAAAGAGGAAGATG ATTGAGTGGAGTGTTGCAGAAGAAAAGAGGAACTCTTGTGTTGCCAAGGGAAAAACTAAG GACGATTGCAAGAACTACGTCCGTCTGCTTGAGTTTTCGGAAGATGGACGGATATATGCCTGTGGAACCTTCGCCTTCGACCCCCAGTGTGTCTTTatt GACATCTCTACATTTTCACTGGAGAAGCTTGAGGATGGCAGTGTGAAGATGGAGACGGGGAAGGGAAAGTGCCCCTTTCAACCCACTCAGCGCTATACTGCTGTTATGGCAG GAGGGATTCTTTATACTGCCGCCACTAGCAACTTCCTTGGCACAATGTATGATATTTCCAGGGCAACGGGCGTCGAGCAGGAACGCATCCGGGTTGAACAATCCATCAACTGGCTTAGTG ATCCAGAGTTTATCAGTTCTGCCTTTATCCAAGAGAATGCGCCGAACAACCCCACCGGTGAGGATGATAAAATTTACTTCTTCTTCACTGAAGTGGCTAAAGAGTACGACCTTTACACTAAAGTCAAAGTTCCCAGAGTGGCAAGAGTCTGCAAG TCTGATGTAGGTGGTATGAAAACTTTGCAGAAAAGGTGGACAACGTTTCTGAAGGCCCAGCTGGTGTGCGAAGATCGAGCAAGTGGACAGCGATTTAACGTTCTGACAGATGTCTTTACTCTACAGCACCAACCCGGAGACCCCAGAAGCACACACTTTTATGGGATATTTACCTCACAATG GGAACGGGAGGAGCTTTCtgcagtgtgtgtgtacagtttGGAGGAGATCACAAAGGTGATGAATGGTCCCTATAAAGAGCTAAAGAAGAGCTGTGAGAACTGGATTAACCCAGAGCCCATACCAACACCACGACCAGGACAA TGTTTGAACAGTGCTCTGAAGCAGCAGGGCTATGAGTCCAGCCTGAAGCTGCCGGATAAAGTGCTGACGTTTGTGAGGGATCACCCGCTCATGGAGAACAGTGTGGTGGCAGCACCGCTGATGATCAGGAATGGCATCACATACACTAAACTTGCTGTTAATTTGACAACAGCACCCAATGGTTTTAAGCAGCAAACGGCCACTGTTTTGTATCTTGGAACAG ATCGTGGAGAGCTACACAAAGTTGCTGTAGTTGGCCCGAATGCAACTCTTATTGAAGAACTCAGCTTGTTTTCTGCACAAGAGCCAGTGAATAACATAATGTTATATGAG AATGAGGCTTTGGTTGGTTCTCCTCTCACTTTGGTGAAGTTACCAGTAGTGGGTTGTTCACCATACACTTCCTGCGAAGCATGTGCACGAGCCCAAGTCCTCGGCTGTGTGTGGAGGCATAAAGCTTGTGCTATGGCAGG ACCCGGTGAAGTCGTAGATTTGGTCAGCCAGTGCAACAATGGTGAAG GTCATTGCTCCCCACCAGTAATAGAAATGCGTGTTGTAGAGGGTCTGCGTATTCTGCTTTCTTGCGTGCAAGTGTCTCCACGTCCATGCCGCTGGGAATCTCCTCCTTTAAGTCAAACCCGCAGCCACAACTATGACCTGGAGGTGCAGGTCACGCCGGATAGCCTGGGCAACTACTTTTGCTTATGCGAAGAAGTAGGAAGAGATCAGCCACCCTGTCGCAAAGCCGCATACCACCTCACTCTCGACAACCCTAGAGTTGGGGAGACTGTGGCCATTGCTGGGGGCCGTCACTTCCTGGCCTTACCCTTCATTTTATTCATCTTCGGTGTTATTTGTGGCGTTATATTGTTATTCCTGTTTAAAAAGCGGCAGGGTGGCAAGAGGGGTGGCGGGCACTCATCCTCCACTTTAGAAAAAGGACGAGACTTGCTTCCTTCTACAGACACTCCACAGTCTCCGAGCAGTGCCAGTTTGTTTTCGGAAGCCGTTCCTTTAACGGAAAAACGGAACGGTACTCTGAACGGACACAGTGTGCACGCAGTCGGCCGCAACAGCCTGCATACTTACACCAACTCAAGTGGACTAAAACTGCAGGAGTCGGCTGTTAACCTGGCCGATGAGCTGGACGGTAGAGAAAGGGCGGGACCAGATGGAGAGGAGGAGGAACTTGGGATGGACCTTAGGGAGTTGGAGGAGGAGTTATCCAAGCTGCCACTCCCAAGAGGAGCACCACTGGCACAATGTGAGGAGAGCTCTATCTAA
- the sema4f gene encoding semaphorin-4F isoform X2, which translates to MKSVTGLFVLSVLGSAIVSWSATINSHEDMSKLVSRDFGGIYNLSTFLLNASSGMLYLGARDAVIAVDTADFSKRKMIEWSVAEEKRNSCVAKGKTKDDCKNYVRLLEFSEDGRIYACGTFAFDPQCVFIDISTFSLEKLEDGSVKMETGKGKCPFQPTQRYTAVMAGGILYTAATSNFLGTMYDISRATGVEQERIRVEQSINWLSDPEFISSAFIQENAPNNPTGEDDKIYFFFTEVAKEYDLYTKVKVPRVARVCKSDVGGMKTLQKRWTTFLKAQLVCEDRASGQRFNVLTDVFTLQHQPGDPRSTHFYGIFTSQWEREELSAVCVYSLEEITKVMNGPYKELKKSCENWINPEPIPTPRPGQCLNSALKQQGYESSLKLPDKVLTFVRDHPLMENSVVAAPLMIRNGITYTKLAVNLTTAPNGFKQQTATVLYLGTDRGELHKVAVVGPNATLIEELSLFSAQEPVNNIMLYENEALVGSPLTLVKLPVVGCSPYTSCEACARAQVLGCVWRHKACAMAGPGEVVDLVSQCNNGEGHCSPPVIEMRVVEGLRILLSCVQVSPRPCRWESPPLSQTRSHNYDLEVQVTPDSLGNYFCLCEEVGRDQPPCRKAAYHLTLDNPRVGETVAIAGGRHFLALPFILFIFGVICGVILLFLFKKRQGGKRGGGHSSSTLEKGRDLLPSTDTPQSPSSASLFSEAVPLTEKRNGTLNGHSVHAVGRNSLHTYTNSSGLKLQESAVNLADELDGRERAGPDGEEEELGMDLRELEEELSKLPLPRGAPLAQCEESSI; encoded by the exons ACATGTCTAAGTTGGTTTCCCGAGATTTTGGGGGCATATATAACCTCAGCACCTTCCTACTGAATGCTTCTTCCGGGATGCTGTACCTCGGTGCACGGGATGCTGTCATTGCCGTGGATACTGCTGATTTTTCAAAGAGGAAGATG ATTGAGTGGAGTGTTGCAGAAGAAAAGAGGAACTCTTGTGTTGCCAAGGGAAAAACTAAG GACGATTGCAAGAACTACGTCCGTCTGCTTGAGTTTTCGGAAGATGGACGGATATATGCCTGTGGAACCTTCGCCTTCGACCCCCAGTGTGTCTTTatt GACATCTCTACATTTTCACTGGAGAAGCTTGAGGATGGCAGTGTGAAGATGGAGACGGGGAAGGGAAAGTGCCCCTTTCAACCCACTCAGCGCTATACTGCTGTTATGGCAG GAGGGATTCTTTATACTGCCGCCACTAGCAACTTCCTTGGCACAATGTATGATATTTCCAGGGCAACGGGCGTCGAGCAGGAACGCATCCGGGTTGAACAATCCATCAACTGGCTTAGTG ATCCAGAGTTTATCAGTTCTGCCTTTATCCAAGAGAATGCGCCGAACAACCCCACCGGTGAGGATGATAAAATTTACTTCTTCTTCACTGAAGTGGCTAAAGAGTACGACCTTTACACTAAAGTCAAAGTTCCCAGAGTGGCAAGAGTCTGCAAG TCTGATGTAGGTGGTATGAAAACTTTGCAGAAAAGGTGGACAACGTTTCTGAAGGCCCAGCTGGTGTGCGAAGATCGAGCAAGTGGACAGCGATTTAACGTTCTGACAGATGTCTTTACTCTACAGCACCAACCCGGAGACCCCAGAAGCACACACTTTTATGGGATATTTACCTCACAATG GGAACGGGAGGAGCTTTCtgcagtgtgtgtgtacagtttGGAGGAGATCACAAAGGTGATGAATGGTCCCTATAAAGAGCTAAAGAAGAGCTGTGAGAACTGGATTAACCCAGAGCCCATACCAACACCACGACCAGGACAA TGTTTGAACAGTGCTCTGAAGCAGCAGGGCTATGAGTCCAGCCTGAAGCTGCCGGATAAAGTGCTGACGTTTGTGAGGGATCACCCGCTCATGGAGAACAGTGTGGTGGCAGCACCGCTGATGATCAGGAATGGCATCACATACACTAAACTTGCTGTTAATTTGACAACAGCACCCAATGGTTTTAAGCAGCAAACGGCCACTGTTTTGTATCTTGGAACAG ATCGTGGAGAGCTACACAAAGTTGCTGTAGTTGGCCCGAATGCAACTCTTATTGAAGAACTCAGCTTGTTTTCTGCACAAGAGCCAGTGAATAACATAATGTTATATGAG AATGAGGCTTTGGTTGGTTCTCCTCTCACTTTGGTGAAGTTACCAGTAGTGGGTTGTTCACCATACACTTCCTGCGAAGCATGTGCACGAGCCCAAGTCCTCGGCTGTGTGTGGAGGCATAAAGCTTGTGCTATGGCAGG ACCCGGTGAAGTCGTAGATTTGGTCAGCCAGTGCAACAATGGTGAAG GTCATTGCTCCCCACCAGTAATAGAAATGCGTGTTGTAGAGGGTCTGCGTATTCTGCTTTCTTGCGTGCAAGTGTCTCCACGTCCATGCCGCTGGGAATCTCCTCCTTTAAGTCAAACCCGCAGCCACAACTATGACCTGGAGGTGCAGGTCACGCCGGATAGCCTGGGCAACTACTTTTGCTTATGCGAAGAAGTAGGAAGAGATCAGCCACCCTGTCGCAAAGCCGCATACCACCTCACTCTCGACAACCCTAGAGTTGGGGAGACTGTGGCCATTGCTGGGGGCCGTCACTTCCTGGCCTTACCCTTCATTTTATTCATCTTCGGTGTTATTTGTGGCGTTATATTGTTATTCCTGTTTAAAAAGCGGCAGGGTGGCAAGAGGGGTGGCGGGCACTCATCCTCCACTTTAGAAAAAGGACGAGACTTGCTTCCTTCTACAGACACTCCACAGTCTCCGAGCAGTGCCAGTTTGTTTTCGGAAGCCGTTCCTTTAACGGAAAAACGGAACGGTACTCTGAACGGACACAGTGTGCACGCAGTCGGCCGCAACAGCCTGCATACTTACACCAACTCAAGTGGACTAAAACTGCAGGAGTCGGCTGTTAACCTGGCCGATGAGCTGGACGGTAGAGAAAGGGCGGGACCAGATGGAGAGGAGGAGGAACTTGGGATGGACCTTAGGGAGTTGGAGGAGGAGTTATCCAAGCTGCCACTCCCAAGAGGAGCACCACTGGCACAATGTGAGGAGAGCTCTATCTAA